In a genomic window of Leifsonia xyli subsp. cynodontis DSM 46306:
- a CDS encoding ECF transporter S component has protein sequence MFSVSAYISGTGAAVAPLFYGAVIGVYFLPGVVAQALLRRGGVALITAVITGLVSVPFQPIGFMAVMAAGSIGALQEVPFLIALYRYWRAWLFYVTATIAGVAFGLGVFFAQGAETAQPWAQALHIGLFAVSPVVFTGIGRAVAKALERTGAGRGLQGPVVRSRRERGTGTLPMTAA, from the coding sequence GTGTTCTCCGTCTCCGCCTACATCTCCGGCACGGGCGCGGCGGTCGCTCCGCTGTTCTACGGCGCTGTGATCGGCGTCTACTTCCTGCCGGGGGTCGTCGCGCAGGCACTGCTGAGGCGGGGCGGTGTGGCGCTGATCACCGCGGTGATCACGGGGCTGGTGTCGGTGCCGTTCCAGCCGATCGGGTTCATGGCGGTGATGGCGGCCGGGTCGATCGGGGCGTTGCAGGAGGTCCCGTTCCTGATCGCGCTCTACCGGTACTGGAGAGCCTGGCTGTTCTATGTCACGGCGACGATCGCGGGCGTGGCGTTCGGGCTCGGTGTCTTCTTCGCGCAAGGGGCGGAGACCGCACAGCCGTGGGCGCAAGCGCTGCACATCGGGCTGTTCGCGGTGTCCCCCGTCGTGTTCACCGGGATCGGCCGTGCCGTGGCGAAGGCGCTCGAGCGCACCGGCGCCGGCCGCGGTCTGCAAGGACCGGTCGTGCGCTCACGGCGCGAACGCGGCACCGGCACGCTGCCGATGACGGCCGCCTGA
- a CDS encoding MarR family winged helix-turn-helix transcriptional regulator: MQSEYDDSGRPIIGGDDLPGRLTLAVGRLSRRIRSATGDLSHGQLSALSTIVRSGPLRPSEIAAIEAVAAPTITRVVTDLEARGLVQRTPDPDDGRSFLVSGTDAGIDLLLAARSDRARAVVAILQGLSPEQVDGLRRALPALEQAARIARPVL; this comes from the coding sequence ATGCAGAGCGAGTATGACGATTCTGGACGGCCGATCATCGGCGGCGACGATCTTCCCGGTCGCCTGACCCTTGCCGTCGGCCGGCTGAGCAGGCGCATCCGGTCGGCCACCGGCGACCTCAGCCACGGTCAGCTCTCCGCCCTGTCGACGATCGTCCGCAGCGGTCCCCTTCGCCCGAGTGAGATCGCCGCCATCGAGGCCGTCGCCGCCCCCACCATCACGCGTGTCGTCACCGACTTGGAAGCGCGCGGCCTCGTTCAGCGCACCCCCGACCCCGACGATGGCCGCTCCTTCCTCGTCTCCGGCACGGATGCCGGCATCGATCTGCTCCTCGCCGCCCGCTCCGACCGGGCCCGGGCCGTCGTCGCCATCCTCCAGGGTCTCTCGCCGGAACAGGTGGACGGGCTTCGCCGCGCCCTCCCGGCGCTCGAACAAGCCGCTCGCATCGCCCGCCCTGTCCTCTGA
- a CDS encoding amino acid permease: MTTSHDPADELENRLEHLGDVSQAVQSFASEQEGYRKSLSARQVQMIAIGGAIGTGLFLGAGGRLQQSGPLLVFVYAVCGFFAFLVLRALGELVLHRPSSGSFVSYAREFFGEKMAYVAGWMYFLNWAMTAIVDSTAIALYVKYWSLFSSVPQWLLALIALVIVVSLNLISVKVFGEMEFWFALIKVGALVTFLVVGIVVLAAGWPTDLGPTGIPMLAENGWLLPNGVATIAMAIVLVQGVVFAYAAVELVGIAAGETEHPEKIMPRAINSVVFRIVVFYCGSVLLLALLLPASAYSGSESPFVTFFSHLGGPQLSAVVGSIMNFVVLTAALSSLNAGMYSTGRILHSMAQTGAAPRFTSRMSKQGVPYGGILLTAVIGVFGVFLNLVVPAQAFNIVLNVAALGIITSWAMIVLCQMQLRRWSLRGTMKRPAFRLIGAPFTAYLTLAFLLAVLVLMTFDYPTGTWTIASLVVIAPLLAIGWFAQRGRILAIAAKREGYTGAYPVIAARPLRREHE; encoded by the coding sequence ATGACGACATCGCACGATCCGGCCGACGAGTTGGAGAACCGGCTCGAACACCTCGGCGACGTGAGCCAGGCCGTCCAGAGCTTCGCCAGCGAGCAGGAGGGCTACCGCAAATCCCTCTCCGCCCGGCAGGTTCAGATGATCGCGATCGGCGGCGCGATCGGCACCGGCCTGTTCCTCGGCGCCGGCGGCCGGTTACAGCAGAGCGGCCCCCTCCTCGTGTTCGTGTACGCGGTGTGCGGATTCTTCGCCTTCCTCGTGCTGCGCGCTCTGGGCGAGCTGGTGCTGCACCGGCCGTCCTCCGGATCGTTCGTCTCCTACGCACGCGAGTTCTTCGGGGAGAAGATGGCGTACGTCGCGGGCTGGATGTACTTCCTCAACTGGGCGATGACCGCGATCGTCGACTCGACCGCCATCGCCCTCTATGTGAAGTACTGGAGCCTGTTCTCGAGCGTCCCCCAGTGGCTGCTCGCCCTCATCGCCCTGGTCATCGTGGTCAGCCTCAATCTCATCTCGGTGAAAGTGTTCGGCGAGATGGAGTTCTGGTTTGCGCTCATCAAGGTCGGCGCGCTCGTGACCTTCCTCGTCGTGGGCATCGTGGTGCTGGCGGCGGGATGGCCGACCGACCTCGGCCCGACCGGCATCCCGATGCTCGCGGAGAACGGCTGGCTGCTGCCGAACGGCGTGGCCACGATCGCGATGGCCATCGTGCTGGTGCAGGGCGTGGTGTTCGCCTACGCGGCCGTCGAACTCGTCGGCATCGCGGCCGGCGAGACAGAGCACCCCGAGAAGATCATGCCGCGGGCCATCAACAGCGTCGTCTTCCGCATCGTGGTCTTCTACTGCGGCTCGGTCCTGCTGCTCGCGTTGCTGCTGCCCGCGAGCGCGTACAGCGGAAGCGAGAGCCCGTTCGTCACCTTCTTCAGCCACCTCGGCGGTCCCCAGCTCAGCGCCGTGGTCGGCTCTATCATGAACTTCGTCGTGCTGACGGCGGCTCTGTCCAGCCTGAACGCCGGGATGTACTCCACGGGCCGCATCCTGCACTCGATGGCCCAGACCGGGGCGGCGCCGCGCTTCACCTCGCGGATGAGCAAGCAGGGCGTCCCGTACGGCGGCATCCTGCTCACGGCGGTCATCGGCGTCTTCGGCGTCTTCCTGAACCTGGTGGTGCCGGCGCAGGCGTTCAACATCGTGCTCAACGTCGCGGCGCTCGGCATCATTACCAGCTGGGCGATGATCGTCCTGTGCCAGATGCAGCTGCGCCGCTGGTCGCTGCGGGGCACGATGAAGCGGCCGGCGTTCCGCCTGATCGGCGCGCCGTTCACGGCCTACCTCACACTCGCCTTCCTGCTGGCGGTCCTGGTGCTCATGACGTTCGACTACCCCACCGGCACCTGGACCATCGCCTCGCTCGTGGTGATCGCGCCGCTGCTGGCGATCGGCTGGTTCGCGCAGCGGGGGCGCATCCTCGCGATCGCCGCCAAGCGCGAAGGCTACACGGGGGCGTACCCGGTGATCGCGGCGCGCCCACTGCGGCGGGAACACGAATGA
- a CDS encoding energy-coupling factor transporter transmembrane component T, giving the protein MRGIGRLSRPFAAVIPLLASSIRHADRMALAMESRAFGAHPTRTERHPSRWRARDTVFTLVLWLLTAALFLGSALATRA; this is encoded by the coding sequence GTGCGCGGCATCGGGAGGCTCTCCCGGCCGTTCGCGGCTGTCATCCCGCTGCTGGCCTCGAGCATCCGCCACGCCGACCGGATGGCGCTCGCGATGGAGTCGCGGGCCTTCGGCGCGCATCCCACGCGCACCGAGCGGCACCCCTCGCGCTGGCGCGCCCGCGACACGGTCTTCACGCTCGTGCTGTGGCTACTCACCGCCGCGCTGTTTCTCGGCAGCGCGCTCGCGACGCGGGCCTGA
- a CDS encoding ABC transporter ATP-binding protein translates to MDGSPTPLRASGVRIRHDGADAWTPDGVDALVAPGETLLVLGPSGCGKSTFALALNGLIPHAIPARLEGTVLVSGVDTGRSWVADLSERVGMVFQDPDAQIVTGTVLDDVCFGPENRLLPVAEVLERAERALRAVGLWERRADDPETLSGGGKQRLAIACALALDAPLLVLDEPTANLDPAGTEELYRLLAGLDRAVVLVEHNLDAAMSIVDSVLVLVLDAGGRVVARGPAAEVLRERAEELLELGVWLPTATLAALRLRQSGVALDPLPVTPEELATGLAALPGAVGAATTTRPAPPAPPPDAAAAVVVRDLTLRRGRIEVLHSLSLTMGRGDFVAVVGPNGAGKTTLAQAIAGLLPTPRGTVAADRAGFVFQNPEHQFVRHSVADELAFSLRGRPAEEVAERVDAMLATLDLTAQREAHPFLLSGGQKRRLSVGTALIAGAPLLVLDEPTFGQDRARASELLETLSRLNAGGATVIIVTHDLDLASEHASHIAVIADGRLAAHSTTKGILGDAGLLRRTGLRQPPLGQALAGPGIPAALRGITRLRDLPGGAL, encoded by the coding sequence GTGGACGGGTCTCCCACGCCGCTCCGGGCGAGCGGGGTGCGCATCCGGCACGATGGTGCGGACGCCTGGACGCCCGATGGGGTGGACGCCCTGGTCGCGCCCGGCGAGACGCTGCTCGTCCTGGGGCCGAGCGGCTGCGGCAAATCGACCTTCGCCCTGGCTCTGAACGGTCTCATCCCGCACGCCATCCCCGCCCGGCTCGAGGGGACAGTGCTCGTCAGCGGCGTGGACACGGGCCGCTCCTGGGTCGCGGACCTGAGCGAGCGGGTCGGGATGGTGTTCCAGGACCCGGACGCACAGATCGTCACCGGGACCGTCCTGGACGACGTGTGCTTCGGGCCCGAGAACCGGCTGCTGCCCGTGGCCGAGGTGCTCGAGCGCGCCGAGCGCGCGCTGCGGGCGGTCGGCCTGTGGGAGCGCCGCGCCGACGACCCGGAGACGCTCTCCGGCGGCGGCAAGCAGCGCCTCGCGATCGCGTGCGCGCTCGCCCTGGACGCCCCGCTGCTCGTCCTCGACGAACCCACCGCGAACCTCGACCCGGCCGGGACGGAGGAGCTGTACCGCCTCCTGGCCGGACTCGACCGGGCGGTGGTGCTGGTCGAACACAATCTGGATGCGGCAATGTCGATCGTGGACTCGGTGCTGGTGCTGGTGCTGGACGCCGGGGGCCGCGTCGTCGCCCGCGGACCGGCGGCGGAGGTGCTGCGGGAGCGGGCCGAAGAGCTGCTGGAACTGGGTGTCTGGCTGCCGACCGCGACGCTGGCGGCGCTGCGGTTGCGGCAGTCGGGAGTGGCTCTGGACCCCCTGCCGGTGACGCCGGAGGAGCTGGCGACGGGGCTGGCCGCTCTGCCGGGTGCGGTGGGGGCAGCGACGACAACGAGACCCGCACCGCCCGCACCGCCCCCGGACGCCGCGGCCGCCGTCGTCGTGCGGGACCTCACCCTCCGTCGCGGGCGGATCGAGGTGCTGCACAGCCTCTCGCTGACCATGGGCCGAGGCGACTTCGTCGCAGTCGTCGGGCCGAATGGGGCCGGGAAGACCACACTGGCGCAGGCGATCGCGGGGCTGCTGCCGACACCGCGCGGCACGGTCGCCGCCGACCGGGCCGGCTTCGTCTTCCAGAACCCCGAGCACCAGTTCGTCCGGCACAGCGTCGCCGACGAGCTCGCGTTCAGCCTGCGGGGACGGCCGGCCGAAGAAGTGGCGGAGCGGGTCGACGCGATGCTGGCGACGCTCGACCTGACCGCGCAGCGCGAAGCGCACCCCTTCCTCCTTTCCGGCGGCCAGAAGCGCCGGCTCTCCGTCGGCACGGCGCTGATCGCGGGCGCGCCGCTGCTGGTCCTCGACGAGCCCACCTTCGGCCAGGACCGGGCCCGGGCGTCAGAGCTGCTCGAGACGCTGTCCCGGCTCAACGCCGGCGGCGCCACCGTGATCATCGTGACCCACGACCTCGACCTCGCCTCCGAGCACGCGAGTCACATCGCGGTGATCGCGGACGGGCGGCTCGCGGCCCACAGCACCACGAAGGGCATCCTGGGCGATGCCGGCCTGCTGCGGCGCACCGGACTGCGGCAGCCGCCGCTCGGGCAGGCGCTCGCCGGGCCCGGCATCCCGGCGGCTCTTCGCGGGATCACGCGGCTGCGCGACCTGCCGGGCGGTGCGCTGTGA